Proteins from one Cellulosilyticum lentocellum DSM 5427 genomic window:
- a CDS encoding S8 family peptidase codes for MSDSTMKLANYQLIEVQKEVYKLPKGVDLIGASKLWEQGEKGRGVTIAVIDTGCDTEHIELKDRIIGGRNFTEEDEGNANIYKDYNGHGTHVCGTIAASMNGTGVVGVAPEASLIILKASNKKGIARYSSIINAIYYSIKIKVDIISLSLGGEADNEMLHEAIREAIRHNILVVCAAANENADGLPMISYPADYDECISVGSVDYGNLNKQMKRERHLDLVAPGVGILSTYLDGTYAKMSGTSMAVPHVTGALALLMNYCKKEFGRKLTESEMYAQLIKRTINFGYTPAEVGNGCIFLTAIDLVRDCYNQTLNDIEKCKKDSSKSDKST; via the coding sequence ATGTCAGATTCTACAATGAAACTCGCTAATTATCAGTTGATAGAAGTTCAAAAAGAAGTATATAAATTACCTAAAGGAGTAGATTTGATAGGGGCCTCAAAGCTATGGGAACAGGGAGAAAAAGGACGAGGAGTTACTATTGCTGTTATAGACACGGGGTGTGATACAGAACATATAGAGTTAAAGGATAGGATTATTGGTGGAAGAAATTTTACAGAGGAGGATGAAGGAAATGCAAATATATATAAGGATTATAATGGTCATGGTACCCACGTATGTGGCACAATTGCTGCTAGTATGAATGGGACAGGTGTGGTCGGAGTGGCGCCAGAAGCTAGTTTAATTATTTTAAAAGCCAGTAATAAAAAAGGGATAGCTCGATACAGCTCAATTATTAATGCAATTTATTATTCTATAAAGATTAAGGTGGATATTATTTCTTTATCGCTAGGAGGAGAAGCAGATAATGAAATGCTTCATGAAGCTATTAGAGAAGCAATTAGACATAATATTTTAGTTGTATGTGCGGCAGCAAACGAAAATGCGGATGGTCTACCTATGATATCTTATCCTGCAGATTATGATGAGTGTATTTCTGTGGGTTCTGTAGATTATGGAAACCTTAATAAACAAATGAAGAGAGAGCGCCATTTGGATCTGGTGGCACCAGGAGTAGGCATTTTGTCTACTTATCTAGATGGAACTTATGCCAAGATGTCTGGTACTTCCATGGCTGTACCTCATGTAACAGGGGCGCTAGCGCTTTTAATGAACTATTGTAAGAAAGAATTTGGTAGGAAACTAACTGAAAGTGAAATGTATGCCCAACTTATTAAAAGAACAATTAATTTTGGTTATACACCGGCGGAAGTAGGTAATGGTTGCATTTTCCTAACAGCAATAGACTTAGTACGTGATTGTTATAATCAGACACTGAATGATATAGAAAAGTGTAAAAAAGATTCCTCCAAATCAGATAAGAGCACATAA
- the argC gene encoding N-acetyl-gamma-glutamyl-phosphate reductase: MDTQKFNVYVDGQAGTTGLKINERLKLHPYINILKIDEDKRKDPAARKEMINAADIVFLCLPDAASIEAVSMIDPANTRTKVIDASTAHRTHPEWTYGIPELSAQAREAISHSTRTTVAGCYASAFILPLYPLVQSGIIPADYPISSHGISGYSGAGKSAILEYTDPHRDELYPTYGTPRHYALGLHHKHVPEMQQKVGLTYPPIFSPIIADYYQGLAVATQIHTRLLGKKVTPLDVHTYLAKHYEGQNFVKVMPFNPSQCLDENFYNPVACNGTNNAEIFVFGNDEQILLLTRLDNLGKGASGAAVQNMNIMLGLDETISLI; the protein is encoded by the coding sequence ATGGATACTCAAAAGTTTAATGTTTATGTGGATGGGCAAGCTGGTACAACTGGCCTTAAGATAAATGAACGTTTAAAACTTCACCCCTATATTAATATTCTTAAGATTGATGAAGATAAAAGAAAAGACCCAGCTGCTCGTAAAGAAATGATTAACGCTGCTGATATCGTTTTTCTATGCCTTCCTGATGCTGCTTCTATAGAAGCAGTCTCAATGATTGACCCTGCTAACACACGCACTAAAGTCATTGATGCTAGTACAGCTCACCGTACTCATCCAGAATGGACCTACGGTATTCCTGAATTAAGCGCCCAGGCAAGAGAAGCAATTAGTCATTCTACACGTACTACTGTGGCTGGCTGCTATGCGAGTGCTTTTATCTTACCTCTATATCCACTAGTGCAATCTGGCATCATTCCTGCAGATTATCCCATCTCTTCTCATGGTATATCTGGCTATAGTGGTGCTGGCAAGTCAGCTATATTAGAATATACTGACCCTCACAGAGATGAGCTTTACCCTACCTATGGTACACCTAGACATTATGCTTTAGGACTTCATCATAAACATGTACCAGAAATGCAGCAAAAAGTAGGATTAACCTATCCACCTATTTTCTCACCTATTATTGCTGATTACTATCAAGGGTTAGCTGTAGCTACTCAAATTCATACAAGACTACTAGGTAAAAAAGTGACTCCACTTGATGTACATACTTACTTGGCTAAGCACTATGAAGGCCAAAATTTTGTAAAGGTAATGCCTTTTAACCCTTCACAATGTTTAGATGAAAATTTCTATAATCCAGTTGCATGTAACGGCACAAATAATGCGGAAATCTTTGTTTTCGGTAATGATGAGCAAATCTTGCTCCTTACGCGTTTAGACAACCTCGGTAAAGGTGCTTCTGGCGCTGCTGTTCAAAACATGAATATTATGCTTGGTTTAGATGAAACGATATCACTCATCTAA
- a CDS encoding glycoside hydrolase family 13 protein: MNKYAIYHTTDIPYAYGKDKDTLALRLRAARGDLKACNVYFRDRYDDDGEFKKKPLELYTSTELFDFWSVDISCFRNRYKYFFELIDTQEKIVFLDERGQEEVSSFEYLTPFQYAYICEGDIYKEEEWLQQAVVYQIFVDRFDNGDETINPENTLPWGSKVGLRTMFGGDLRGIINHLDYLEDLGVNLLYLTPIFESNSNHKYNTKDYYKIDPQFGDVEIAKELVRKCHERGMKIVFDAVFNHSGDDFFAFKDVIEKGEASPYKDWYHIDSLPIDQEKVNYYTFGACHKKMPKFQIHNPEVEAYLLKVAKYWIEEVDIDGWRLDVCDEVDHEFWKAFRKVVKSVKKDAIVIGEIMHEAASFLKGDQLDGIMNYPFKWAVTDFFARRSIGVERFDHVLAENRAIYMESITRQLWNLCDSHDTKRFLTEASDDKKRMLLMLAFQFTYIGVPYIYYGDEIGLNGGDDPECRKCMEWDPKKQDQELLSFYKQMIKLRKTHPALQTGDYKTILCENNCLGFTRNAGSESILVLLNNSDDHEQVRLPKSLKGIDLFTDKEVKLASTITLTPMTAQIIKLI, translated from the coding sequence ATGAATAAATATGCTATTTACCATACAACAGATATACCTTATGCCTATGGCAAAGATAAAGATACTTTAGCACTTCGTTTAAGAGCAGCTAGAGGCGACTTAAAAGCGTGTAATGTATACTTTAGAGACCGTTACGATGATGATGGTGAATTTAAAAAGAAACCTCTAGAACTTTATACAAGTACAGAGCTCTTTGATTTTTGGAGTGTAGATATTTCCTGCTTTAGAAATAGGTATAAATATTTCTTTGAGCTTATAGATACACAAGAGAAAATAGTCTTCTTAGATGAACGTGGTCAAGAAGAGGTCAGCTCTTTTGAATACTTAACACCATTTCAGTATGCCTACATTTGTGAAGGGGACATATATAAGGAGGAAGAATGGTTGCAACAAGCCGTTGTGTATCAAATCTTTGTAGATCGCTTTGATAACGGAGATGAAACAATTAATCCGGAAAACACCTTACCTTGGGGCAGCAAGGTTGGACTTAGAACTATGTTTGGTGGAGATTTAAGAGGTATTATCAATCATTTGGATTATCTAGAGGATTTAGGGGTTAATCTCTTATATTTAACGCCTATCTTTGAATCTAATTCAAATCATAAGTACAATACTAAAGATTATTATAAGATTGATCCTCAGTTTGGGGATGTAGAAATCGCTAAAGAGCTTGTGAGAAAGTGCCATGAGCGTGGTATGAAAATTGTTTTTGATGCAGTGTTTAATCATTCTGGAGATGACTTCTTTGCATTTAAAGACGTTATAGAAAAGGGAGAGGCTTCACCTTACAAAGACTGGTACCATATAGATAGCTTACCTATTGATCAAGAAAAGGTTAATTATTATACTTTTGGAGCTTGCCATAAAAAAATGCCTAAGTTTCAAATACATAATCCTGAAGTAGAAGCTTACCTATTGAAAGTAGCTAAATACTGGATAGAAGAAGTGGATATAGATGGTTGGAGATTAGATGTTTGTGATGAAGTAGATCATGAGTTTTGGAAAGCATTTAGAAAGGTAGTTAAATCCGTTAAAAAGGATGCCATTGTCATAGGGGAAATTATGCATGAAGCAGCTTCTTTTCTAAAGGGAGATCAGCTAGACGGTATCATGAATTATCCTTTCAAATGGGCAGTAACAGATTTCTTTGCTAGAAGAAGTATAGGTGTAGAACGCTTTGACCACGTTCTAGCAGAAAATAGAGCGATTTATATGGAGAGTATTACAAGGCAACTCTGGAACCTTTGTGATAGTCACGATACAAAACGATTTTTAACAGAAGCTAGTGATGATAAAAAACGTATGCTTCTTATGCTTGCCTTTCAATTTACTTACATTGGCGTACCCTATATTTACTATGGAGATGAAATTGGTTTAAATGGCGGAGATGATCCAGAATGTAGAAAGTGTATGGAGTGGGATCCTAAGAAGCAAGATCAAGAGCTTCTAAGCTTTTACAAACAAATGATTAAGCTTAGAAAAACACATCCAGCACTTCAGACAGGAGATTATAAAACTATCCTTTGTGAAAATAACTGTTTAGGTTTTACAAGAAATGCGGGCTCAGAGAGCATTCTAGTTCTTTTAAATAATAGCGATGACCATGAGCAAGTAAGATTGCCAAAATCATTAAAAGGAATAGACCTCTTCACAGATAAGGAAGTTAAACTAGCCTCAACTATTACTTTAACTCCAATGACAGCTCAGATAATCAAACTTATATGA
- a CDS encoding AraC family transcriptional regulator, with protein MREIFVSDDYFFNLEVSLIMETRDKEKLLQLVKQKHSWEIQDNLSASTKRNDLLIWNVLYTREIIKNGVSKQYLHPVYNKYYKSIQLLSSLAELQDIECKMIHSYFDILTHSLEAAGHTMVNKMISYLYLHIEDKIVLSDMAAAVNLSIGYMCQCFKEALGMSIMNYNKKIKIERAQILLTGTDYSILEIATLLGFCDQSNFCKAFKQITGMSPSKYRSLDIK; from the coding sequence ATGCGAGAAATATTTGTTTCTGACGATTACTTTTTTAATCTAGAGGTTTCCCTTATTATGGAGACAAGAGACAAGGAAAAATTGTTACAGCTAGTCAAACAAAAGCATAGCTGGGAAATCCAAGACAACTTATCTGCTTCGACTAAACGTAATGACCTACTCATATGGAATGTTTTGTACACTCGGGAAATCATTAAAAATGGTGTATCCAAACAATATCTTCATCCTGTTTATAATAAGTACTATAAGTCTATTCAACTACTTTCCTCTCTAGCTGAGCTTCAAGATATCGAGTGTAAAATGATTCATTCCTACTTTGATATTCTTACTCACTCTTTAGAAGCTGCTGGACATACCATGGTTAATAAAATGATTAGCTATCTCTATTTACATATTGAAGACAAAATCGTCTTATCCGATATGGCTGCTGCCGTTAATCTTTCTATAGGCTATATGTGCCAGTGTTTTAAAGAGGCTTTGGGCATGTCTATCATGAACTACAATAAAAAGATTAAAATAGAACGTGCTCAAATCTTACTTACAGGCACAGACTACAGTATTTTAGAAATTGCTACTTTATTAGGCTTTTGTGACCAAAGTAACTTCTGCAAAGCTTTCAAACAAATTACCGGAATGTCCCCTTCTAAGTATCGCTCCTTAGACATTAAATAA
- a CDS encoding DUF1294 domain-containing protein, translated as MNNILILLGYLLLMNILGYVTMWSDKKKAKRGEYRISEKALFTVAILGGSIGSIAGMKKFRHKTKHWYFKYGMPAILLLQLIVAFYLGTVLNG; from the coding sequence ATGAATAACATATTAATTTTACTAGGATATCTCCTATTAATGAATATTTTAGGCTATGTAACGATGTGGTCAGATAAGAAAAAAGCCAAAAGAGGAGAATATCGCATTTCAGAAAAAGCTTTATTTACAGTAGCTATTCTAGGGGGAAGTATCGGCAGTATAGCTGGCATGAAGAAATTTAGACATAAAACAAAGCATTGGTATTTTAAATACGGCATGCCAGCCATTCTTCTTTTACAACTTATAGTAGCATTTTATTTGGGGACGGTTCTTAATGGGTAG
- a CDS encoding sugar kinase, with translation MSKVILVGEPMALFIAETEGTLDTVTSFTRSAAGAEMNVAIGLKRLEHEVCYITKLGRDPFGKYLIDFLKGEGIDTSFICFDDHYPTAFQLKGKTSVGDPDVAYYRNGSAASNLKVDDVDEIDMCGFNHFHLTGIFPAISDISRATLLYLIEKAKNNGLTTSFDPNLRPSLWKDSTDMVATINKIAFRCDTVLPGISEGKILTGFNHEKDIADFYLSHGVKNVVIKMGPKGAYVKTQTEEAYIGGYHVEKVIDTVGAGDGFAVGFISGLLENKDVRECADRANAIGALQVMHKGDNEGLPTREQLFGFMEKKAL, from the coding sequence ATGTCAAAAGTAATTTTAGTAGGGGAACCTATGGCATTATTTATTGCAGAAACAGAAGGCACTTTAGATACAGTAACAAGTTTTACAAGATCAGCAGCAGGAGCTGAAATGAATGTAGCCATAGGTCTAAAAAGACTTGAACATGAAGTATGTTACATTACCAAATTAGGGAGGGACCCATTCGGCAAATACTTAATTGACTTCTTAAAAGGTGAAGGCATTGATACAAGTTTTATCTGTTTTGACGATCATTACCCAACAGCTTTCCAGCTTAAAGGGAAAACTTCAGTTGGAGATCCAGATGTAGCTTACTATCGTAATGGTTCTGCGGCTTCTAATTTAAAAGTAGATGATGTAGATGAAATTGATATGTGTGGTTTCAATCACTTCCACTTAACAGGTATTTTCCCAGCTATTTCAGATATTTCAAGAGCCACATTACTTTACCTTATAGAGAAAGCAAAAAATAATGGTTTAACAACTTCATTTGATCCAAACTTAAGACCAAGCTTATGGAAAGATTCAACTGATATGGTAGCTACTATTAATAAAATTGCATTTAGATGTGATACAGTACTTCCAGGTATTTCAGAAGGAAAAATCTTAACTGGCTTTAATCATGAAAAAGATATTGCAGATTTCTATTTAAGCCATGGTGTAAAAAATGTAGTTATTAAGATGGGACCAAAAGGCGCATACGTAAAGACTCAAACAGAGGAAGCATACATAGGTGGTTACCACGTTGAAAAAGTAATCGATACAGTAGGCGCAGGAGATGGTTTTGCTGTTGGTTTCATCAGTGGGCTTTTAGAAAATAAAGATGTACGCGAATGTGCAGACAGAGCTAATGCTATTGGTGCACTTCAAGTTATGCATAAGGGAGACAATGAAGGTCTACCAACAAGAGAACAGCTATTTGGGTTTATGGAGAAAAAAGCTTTATAA
- a CDS encoding sugar kinase, whose protein sequence is MNNKVVTFGEIMLRLAPNGYLRFNQVDQFQATYGGGEANVAVSLANYGVDAEFVTKLPAHEIGQAAINDLRRYGVETKHIARGGERIGIYFLEKGASQRPSKVIYDRNHSAIMEATTADFNWDEIFEGATWFHFTGITPALGDNAAAICLEACKAAKAKGIKVSCDLNYRKKLWTREKAGQVMAGLMEYVDVCIANEEDAADVFGIHAANTDVTKGEVNHDGYKDVAKQLKDRFGFEYVAITLRESISASDNNWAAMLYNGEDYFFSKKYAVRIVDRVGGGDSFGGGLIYSLVNNYEPQAAIEFAVAASCLKHTIEGDFNRVSVAEVQSLAGGDGSGRVQR, encoded by the coding sequence ATGAACAATAAAGTAGTAACTTTCGGCGAAATTATGTTAAGACTTGCACCAAACGGATACTTAAGATTTAACCAAGTAGATCAATTTCAAGCTACATATGGCGGTGGAGAAGCTAACGTAGCTGTTTCTCTTGCTAATTATGGTGTAGATGCAGAATTCGTTACAAAATTACCAGCACACGAAATCGGTCAAGCAGCTATTAATGATCTCCGTAGATACGGTGTAGAAACAAAACATATCGCTCGCGGTGGAGAAAGAATTGGTATTTACTTCTTAGAAAAAGGTGCTTCTCAAAGACCTTCAAAAGTAATTTATGATAGAAATCACTCTGCAATTATGGAAGCAACAACAGCTGATTTTAACTGGGATGAAATCTTTGAAGGAGCAACATGGTTCCACTTTACAGGTATCACACCAGCATTAGGTGACAATGCAGCAGCTATCTGTTTAGAAGCATGTAAAGCAGCTAAAGCTAAAGGCATCAAAGTAAGCTGTGACCTTAACTACAGAAAAAAATTATGGACTAGAGAAAAAGCTGGTCAAGTAATGGCTGGACTTATGGAATATGTAGATGTATGTATTGCTAACGAAGAAGATGCAGCAGACGTATTCGGTATTCACGCAGCAAACACTGACGTAACAAAAGGTGAAGTTAACCATGATGGTTATAAAGATGTAGCTAAACAACTTAAAGATAGATTTGGATTTGAATATGTAGCAATTACTCTTAGAGAGTCAATCTCAGCAAGTGATAACAATTGGGCAGCAATGTTATACAATGGCGAAGATTACTTCTTCTCTAAAAAATACGCTGTACGTATTGTTGACCGTGTAGGTGGAGGAGATTCATTTGGCGGTGGTCTCATCTACTCATTAGTTAACAACTATGAACCACAAGCAGCAATCGAATTTGCAGTTGCAGCTTCATGTTTAAAACACACAATCGAAGGCGACTTCAATCGCGTATCAGTAGCAGAAGTTCAATCTCTTGCTGGTGGAGACGGTTCTGGACGTGTTCAAAGATAA